In Microcaecilia unicolor chromosome 1, aMicUni1.1, whole genome shotgun sequence, the following are encoded in one genomic region:
- the LOC115460997 gene encoding olfactory receptor 1020-like gives MADGNDTSLRDFVLLGFTSSPHMQIVLFVVFLVIYMTTLLGNLGIILVIKTDPRLHTPMYYFLGNLAFVDLCYSSVTAPKMLFNFLSKNKSISYLGCATQMYFFNALGCTECLLLAVMAYDRFVSICKPLYYAVTMTKTFCSQMVASSYIGAFLYSILQTGSTFRLSFCASHEISHFLCDIPALLKLSCSNTYINDVVLPTFVAMVTLTTVLIISLSYAYILTTILRIRSTEGRQKAFSTCASHFICVTLFYGTVIFKYMLPGSIYSLEQDRIISVIYAQVIPMLNPLIYSLRNKDVKAALKKIRLRNIFVRS, from the coding sequence ATGGCAGATGGAAATGACACCTCGTTGAGGGACTTTGTTCTCCTCGGATTCACCAGTTCTCCACATATGCAGATTGTACTATTTGTAGTATTTTTGGTGATATATATGACAACCCTGCTGGGAAATCTTGGCATCATCTTAGTGATCAAGACTGATCCTCGCCTTCACACCCCCATGTACTATTTTCTTGGCAATTTAGCCTTCGTTGATCTCTGCTATTCATCCGTCACTGCCCCAAAAATGCTGTTTAACTTTCTTTCAAAGAATAAATCCATTTCATACCTTGGGTGTGCAacacaaatgtatttttttaatgcacttGGGTGTACAGAGTGCCTCCTGCTGGCAGTTATGGCATATGATCGTTTTGTGTCGATTTGTAAACCTCTGTATTATGCTGTTACTATGACCAAGACATTCTGTAGCCAGATGGTTGCTAGTTCCTATATTGGGGCATTTCTATATTCCATATTACAGACAGGTTCCACTTTTAGACTGTCATTCTGTGCATCTCATGAGATTAGCCATTTCCTCTGTGACATTCCAGCTCTGCTGAAACTCTCCTGCAGCAATACATACATCAATGATGTTGTGCTCCCCACCTTTGTGGCCATGGTGACATTAACAACAGTTCTGATCATCTCTCTTTCGTATGCTTACATCCTTACCACCATCCTAAGGATACGCTCCACAGAAGGAAGACAAAAAGCCTTTTCCACCTGTGCTTCCCACTTTATCTGTGTCACTTTATTCTACGGAACTGTTATCTTCAAATACATGCTCCCCGGTTCCATTTATTCTCTGGAGCAGGACAGGATAATCTCAGTGATCTATGCACAGGTGATTCCCATGTTAAATCCTCTGATCTACAGCCTCAGGAACAAAGACGTAAAAGCAGCGCTGAAGAAAATCAGACTTAGAAACATCTTTGTTAGAAGTTGA